The Fusobacterium sp. DD2 genomic interval TGTAGTGAACCCATTTTCTTAGACACATATTTTAATTATTGACTAATAAGGATTGATTCCTGTATTTCGCAGGAGTTAATCCTTTTAATTTTTCCTTAATTCTTCTGTTATTATAGTAATCTATATACTCTTCTATCGCTAATCTTAATTCTTTTATATTCTTGTAATTATTTTCTTGTCCATAAAATATTTCTGATTTTATTATTCCAAAGAAGCTTTCCATTAATCCATTATCTAAACTATTCCCTTTTCTTGACATACTTTGAATAATATTTTTTTCTTCTAGTCGCTTAGTATAAAATTTATGCTGATATTGCCATCCCTGATCGCTATGAAATATTAAATTATCAATATTAGAATTGCGTTTAAACGCTTTATTTAACA includes:
- a CDS encoding IS3 family transposase; amino-acid sequence: IGKIADNHIKRNFEANKPNEKWFTDITEFNLRGNKLYLSPILDAYGRYIVSYNISTSPNSIQVIDMLNKAFKRNSNIDNLIFHSDQGWQYQHKFYTKRLEEKNIIQSMSRKGNSLDNGLMESFFGIIKSEIFYGQENNYKNIKELRLAIEEYIDYYNNRRIKEKLKGLTPAKYRNQSLLVNN